Below is a genomic region from Cellulomonas sp. P24.
GACCATGTGGGCGGCCACCGGCGCGGTGAGCATCTGGAAGATCGCGACGAGAACGAGCGCCCACACGGCCGGCGCGGAGCGGATGCGGAGCGCGAGACCGGCGAGGACGAGCACCAGCCCGAGGGTCTGCGGCTTCGTCCCGGCGTGCATCCGCGCGAGCAGGTCGGGGAACCGCAGCACGCCCACGCCGGCGGCGAAGGCCAGGAACGACCCCCCGAGCAGGAACGCACCGGCCGCGACGTCCGCGACCGTCGTCCACGCGTCCGACCCCATCACTCCCCCTCCCCCGGTTCGTCCGCGGCGTCCGCGGCAGTGGCATCCCCGCCCACGCCTGCGTCCCCGCCCGCGCCGTCAGCCACGTCCTGCGCTCCGCTCTCCTCGGCGACCTCGGCCTCCTCGTCGGCAACCTCACGCGCCGCGCGCTCGGCCTCGACAGCGGCGGCCTCCTCCCGGGTGAGCACCCGACCTTCGCCCGCCGGCTCGACGGCGGCGAACCGTGCGATCGTCACCGAGCTGAGGAACCCGACGATCGACAGCACCACGAGGATCGGCACCGCGACGGCACTGCGCGTCACCGCCGACTCGAGGGCGATCGCTGCGATGAGCACCGTGACGACGACGTCCATCGCGATCGTGCGATCGAGCATCGACGGCCCCTTCTCCACCCGGACGACCGCCAGGACCGCGCCGGCGGCGAGCATCACCGCACACAACAGGGCAAGGACGGTCATCGCCGCGCTCCTCGCGTCGGGCGCCGGACCGGTAGGCCGGCGCGGATCAGCTCGTCGTCGGAGGCCAGGGCCCGCATGACCCGCTCCTCGAGACCGAGCACGGCCGCATGGTGCGCCTCGGCCTCCGCGGCCGTCGTGACGTCGAGGAGGTGCAGGTACAGCATCCCGGTCAGCCGGTGCGCCTCGATCACCAGGGAGCCGGGCACGAGCGACGCGAGCTCCGCGGTGATCGTCAGGTAGAGGTCCGAGTGCGACCGGAGCCGGACACCGATCACGGCGCCGCGGGGTGTCCGGCCGGGCGTCAACGCGATCACGCTCACCTGGAACGACGCACGGGTGACCTCGACCGCGAAGTGACCCAGCAGCCGCAGCATCCCGAGCGGTCGCACCCGCCCGTGGAAGTCGATCGGCGGCATCGGCAGGACGGTCGTGATGACGAATGCGAGACCCGCCCCGACCAGGACGTTCGCGATCGAGAGGTCACCCCACAGCAGCACCCACACCGCCACCATCCAGGCGTAGGTGAGCGCGTGCATCGCGAGGTGCCGACGATGACGGTGCAGCGTCATGGGTGCACCTCCGCGACGGGATCGGCCGGAGCGGGACGCCCGAGCCCGCGAGCGCCGTCGGGCAGCACGGCATCGATGTACGGGGTGCGGTCGCGCAGCGACGTGGCGGTCCGGTCCGCGAAACCGTAGAGCGGACCCGCGACCATCGTGAGCGACAGGCCGACCAGGACGAGCGCCGCGGCGGAGCCGACCATGCCGAACGGCAGCCGGGTACGGTGCCGGTCGGTCGGGAGCTCCGCGGGTGGCGTCTGCCAGAACGCCTTGTTCCACGCCTTGACGAGCGCGTACAGCGTGAGCAGGGACGTCACGACGCTCCCGCCGACCAGCACGTACGCGAGCGGCGTGCCCTGGGCGACACCGGCCTGGAGCAGGCCGATCTTGCCGAGGAACCCGGACATCGGCGGCACCCCGGCGAGGTTCATCGCCGGGACGAAGAACAGCACCGCGAGGACCGGCGAGACCTTCGCGAGCCCACCGAGCCGATCGAGCGACGTCGAGCCGCCACGACGCTCGATCAGGCCGACGACCAGGAACAACGCGGTCTGCACGGTGATGTGGTGCACGACGTAGAAGATCGCTGCCGCCATGCCGGCCTCGCTCGACAGCGCGATGCCGAACAGCATGAAGCCGATGTGGCTCACGAGCGTGAACGAGAGCAGACGCTTGATGTCG
It encodes:
- the mnhG gene encoding monovalent cation/H(+) antiporter subunit G codes for the protein MGSDAWTTVADVAAGAFLLGGSFLAFAAGVGVLRFPDLLARMHAGTKPQTLGLVLVLAGLALRIRSAPAVWALVLVAIFQMLTAPVAAHMVGRAGYRTGKVPSATLVVDELTVDMRRAERARAEQMRAEQMRAEQMRAEQMHAEQMHAEHDEAGRSEDRPASRE
- a CDS encoding monovalent cation/H+ antiporter complex subunit F is translated as MTVLALLCAVMLAAGAVLAVVRVEKGPSMLDRTIAMDVVVTVLIAAIALESAVTRSAVAVPILVVLSIVGFLSSVTIARFAAVEPAGEGRVLTREEAAAVEAERAAREVADEEAEVAEESGAQDVADGAGGDAGVGGDATAADAADEPGEGE
- a CDS encoding Na+/H+ antiporter subunit E, translating into MTLHRHRRHLAMHALTYAWMVAVWVLLWGDLSIANVLVGAGLAFVITTVLPMPPIDFHGRVRPLGMLRLLGHFAVEVTRASFQVSVIALTPGRTPRGAVIGVRLRSHSDLYLTITAELASLVPGSLVIEAHRLTGMLYLHLLDVTTAAEAEAHHAAVLGLEERVMRALASDDELIRAGLPVRRPTRGARR